gcaattgCTTTGttagttttggattttatattaaaaaaatctatttgcTTAGTTTTTCCTAATTCAGATCAATTGAATTAATacttaaattagtttttttttttttttttgctttgacaAACGGGTCAATACTACtaacttatttaataaatgtGTCATACTCGAGTTAAGGAATCCTAACATGTTTGATAAACATGTTAGCCTATATAGTCAAATACTCATGAGTTGACAAGATACCAAGTTGACACTTGAACACGAATTGTCACCCTTAgaatagttattacattacagtgaCTAATATAGTCTAGTAAACATGCCCTTATATTTGAGTTGTTCGTAAGATTCATGAACCAAAGTGTGGGAACTCCAAAAAttttgaggaattttttttttttttttttttatgtttttaatataaattcatGTATCTATAAATATGCAAGAACGGAATGACAGTTGGTATCAAAATTAAAgtccatttaaaatttaaagacgCTTTGGCATCAAATGATAGGATAATTAGAACGATACTAAAATTGAAGTGCAATTAGaaactaatttaaatttttaattgaactttatctcaaattcaacttcaatataatttatactataaatgtttttttttatattaaaagtaagaagaattattcatttattttttaagttagatTAGAAATCCTAATACCTAAACGGGCTAAACCTCACCTCAAAAACTCGTTCCCCATGACTCCAACTAGCGAGCCCATAGAAAAACTCCAAGCTCCTCATGGCAAGGGAAGGTACCACCTTGCCCCAAATGGGTGGTGGTAGAATTATTCATTATTGAGCATTAACCAAAAAAGtctcaaagaaaatatataaaactgtATAATAGGAATCCGGAATGCCTCATATAAAAGTGGGCAATAAGGTGTATCTTTAGTATATCACACGAATATTCAAAcatatttgttgattttgatgatcatattttattatttatcctGAAACtagtaaaagaagaaatatcTACATTCTTATTTTTGGACACTCATGTAAAATTATGTTGCTTATGATAACCAATCAATAATACTcacaaaaaataagtataaaaaaaaccataagAGAGAAACTAGAGAAATAAATGAATACAATAGAATACATGCTGTGGGTCTGAAAATGAGAATATGCTTTATCACATCACATGAGATAAGATCCCAATAATTAAAAACGAAAGATGAGACTTTATTGAGATAGAGGCCCCTCTGGCTCTGGAGAGTCTCAGATGCTGTTGGGTGAGAGGATGGTGGGTTTGTTTTCCAACacataaacaaaaaccaaagagcaacaaacaaacccataatTAAAGGTAAAGGTAAGAAACTAGAGACAATACTCACAAAAagtcttattctttcttttccattatcattctctctcttactCTCTCTCATCCTCTTCTTCTATCATAATCATCACTGAATTCttggatttttatttctttgtatGGATCTCTAGCATTGCTTCTGGATTGGGTTGGTGATTTCACAGCTTGATCCTTGTTTTATGGGCGTTCCTATAAATActtgacccttttttttctgGACCTTTTCCAATTCCTTGATGGAGGTAAACcctttttcttgtctttttaaaacgcaaattcaataaaaattctgtctttttgttaaaaaatctCATATTGGTTTCATGGAACTGTATCTCTTATGTTGATGATCCATTTCCCATCTGGGTTTTCATTATAGATATCTCTTTGTTCCTCTATGTATGTATGTCTTAAGCCAAATTTGTTCCTTcgtaaaatttgtaaaatatgtaATAGAGGGTATTGATATAACTCTTTTTCCTTTGTGAAAATAGTGATGATCCtcaggtttttaatttttaattttttttgtatgaaaCCCAATTAGCTGCCAATGAGCTGTGGCTCAAATTGTACTTCCGGGTATAGTTGTAGGTTCAAAACCCGTTGGGTGTGTAACTTATCAATCAAAAATGAACCCAAAATAGCTATAAGCTGTTTTCTTGCCCTTTTTTGTGTGTGCGCTAATAAGAAGTTGGGAAGGGGGATTCAAACCCAAGTTCTCCCACATGAGGAGAACTGGGCAGTGCCGCTAAGGCATAAGGCTGTTGGCAGCTGTTTTCTGCTGGTTGGCACAAAGAATAATGCAACTAAAATTTTCATGTagttttatcaaatttataaaGGAAAATTGATAGTCTTTGATGTGATGCCGTGTGAttcttaaatttatattaaacaaCAAATGTTGAAGACAACTAGAGTTAGGTTGGATAAGGAAagcagaacaaaaaaaaaaaaaaaaaaaaaaaaaaaaaaaaaaaaaaaaaaaaaaaaaatcggtttTAGTATTAGAATTATTTAGTGGGAAAAATTGATCAGCTGGCAGAGCTGAAAGAAGTATGTAatgttctcttctctcttggaATTACATGACATATGTAGAAGTCTTTAATAAGATTCCTTACTTCCATCAAGTTGAAATTCTTGGGAAAAGATTCATGTTGGGAATGGTAGTTAGTTTTCCGGCAATTTGATTTGTTAGTAATTTTTGTCTGTAATGGGGTTCtagttttcattttcaagaaCTGATATGGTAACATTCCCTAATGTAGATTGCTTCTAATGTAGATTGCCTTTTCTTCTAGAGTTTTAATACGATGCATATCTTGAATGAGATGCACAGAAATATTATTGTATGACTTAGGATTTGTTCTAAAGTATGGGGGTCTTATGTTTAAAAGGTTCCGGAGATGGAGGAGCCAAAGCCTGAAAGTCATTTGACATCAGCTGCAGCCTTTGTGGAAGGGGGAATACAACCAGCCTGTGACGATGCTTGCAGCATATGCCTTGAGGATTTTTCTGAAAGTGATCCATCAACGGTAATAAGtttaataatatatctacaaaaataaaaataaaaagtttatcaattatgaaccatttaataatttatcactTATAGCACTCTCCGCCCCCTTTCCTCCTCCTCCCTTTTTCCCCTTGCAAAAagtttttcatcattttcatttttttatgttgcagcaatttcctttaattttatcCTCTCTTGCCTTGCAGGTGACTACTTGCAAGCATGAATTTCACCTCCAGTGCATCCTTGAATGGTATAAATTataattcatttcatttttcaaattttgaagtgTTGTATGACCTTTCTTTTTGACATTAATCATTCTCTCCTTCCTTTATTTGATAAGTACgaatcctttattttttaattcatgtaTATATGTTGTTGAATACTTATATTGTTGAAAAAATCAATGGAATAGCATTTGTTTGAGATCTCTCTCTCAGAGACACACATGTTCTACTCATTGCTTCAATCTTTTGAAATCATTTACTTGGTGTTGACGCATCATGAACTCATGGTGATTAACTGTTTTTGTTAAATGGGGAAATGTGGAAATGGTTTGGTTGATTCCTAGCTTAGGTGGTTAGCTTGGtttgttcatgcatttttgttatGCATCAAATCAAATTGGGCTTTTAGAAGGATTCTAAGTTTGGGCCAATTGTTTTTGGTATGGACCAATTGATGCATCCCAAATCCGATAACTCGACCAGGTCCAACCACCCACCCATGGGTGACCCACGAACTGTTTTGTCCAGCCCATTGGTGACATTGGTTTAGCTTTTCTTTCACCCAACAAGGTTGGTTCAGGTGGTGGGTATTATCAAATCCGCTCAAATGGAAATGCCAATGAGCAATAACTTAAATGTCATCTTCTCTCCTAGGAAGaacaaggtggagggtgagTTCATGAGTTCAAGATCCATTGGTATGtaatgatcaatttttttttttaaaaaaaaaagtctctaaTGCAATCAAACTTATTGGTTCAAGGATTTagacttattttgtttttgggaaaaaGTGGTACTTGAAACACCTAGGATggacagattttttttttctttatttaccATTTTTGCTTTCTGAATTATGACAATATGGCTGGGGATCacactttttctttctatttttttggcaGGTTGGTTGCTTAGATTGATTGGTTGTAATGCTACACAAATCATAAAAACTCAACTCAGCCTTAATtccaaataaatcatatcatactGTTTATTATAATAGGATGTATGTGTAtgaaacattttattttattatggcATATGATGAATTATATCTATTTGTAATTAAGATATAATTTGTTGAGGAAGAATAGAATTGGGATCTAATTCACCAGGTTTTAATTTTAGGTGCCAGAGAAGCTCCCAGTGTCCCATGTGTTGGCAACCTATTAGCCTAAAGGATTCTACCAGgtgtgtttggtttttttagtttttggcaTTACTCATAACAATTTCTTGTAATTATTTTCATATGGTTGTCTTATCTGTATATTGTGGCAGTCAAGAATTGCTTGAGGCAGTGGAACGAGAGAGGAGCTTTAGGGTTACTCCACCAAGAAATGCCACTATATTTCATCATCCCACCCTTGGTGCTTTTGAATTGCAGCATGTCtgttttctttcattacttGGAAATTTGTTTTACTTCATTTGTTATTAACATGTTCAATATTTGTGCACCAGGTTATTCTTATGTTACTGCTTGATTTGTAATGCAGTTACCGGTAGGTGCTAATGATGCTGACCTTGAAGAGCGTATAATCCAGCACTTGGCAGCTGCTGCTGCAATGGGAAGGGCCCACCACATTGGTAGGAGGGATGGTCACAGAGGTCGATCATCTGCCCATGGTCGACCACACTTTTTGGTATTCTCCACTCATCCTGGTGGACCTCCCGGTCCCGTTTCTGCCTCTGGAGGGGACAATGAGCCAGTTGCAATTAGTGTAGCTAGTCCATCGACCCCGCTTGCATCTGGTGGGGATGAACCATCACAGCAGGTCCCACATTTTCCTTCAGTTCATACTGATCATGTTTCTTCACCAGCATCTGGACCTACTTTCCTGCCTACAAATCGTCAAGGAATTTCCTTTAGTAATCGGTAGTCTATTATTCTATATCCTTAAATAATTGTCACAACTCTCCTCCCCCCAAATGTGGGAATGAATTTCCTATATGCAGTCATATGCAGTGTATCTATATGTTTAGAAGTTTTTATCTGTTTGTAGGAGCCCTGCTCTACATTCCTCACCACCAAATCAAGATGGAGCAGGACCGTCAGATCTTCAGTCATTTTCAGAGTCTCTGAAATCTAGATTTAATGCTATGTCAATGAGGtataatttcaaaaatgaaGACTCTTCTTTTGGATTGACAATTTTAGTATGCTTTTTCCTCTGCTTATTTATCAATAATGCTTGTTGTACTGGTATCTTAGATACAAAGAGTCAATTTCAAAGAGTACCAGAGGGTGGAAGGAGAGGCTTTTCTCTCGTAACACTTCCATGACGGATATTGGCTCTGATGTTCCGAGAGAAGTGAATGCAGGAATTGCTGGTGTATCTCATATGATGGAACGCCTTGAGACCAGAGAAAATAGTAGTGCCAACCCAGCCTCTGTAGCAAATCATGTAGGCGATTTTTCTGTTACGGAGCAGAACAACCAGAACATTGCAGAGACTCATGGAGAAAGCCCTTTGAATGACAGCAATCAACCTGCTTCTTGCGCTGCAAGTTCAGCTTCAGGTTAAGTTGATGAACATTGTTTCAGCAGGTGCATCTATCCTCAGCATTTCATATTTGAAGGTGAGTCCTGATGCTGGTGAttatctttttcagtttttaatttataaatccAGTTATGGGAGACCTCTGATTAAGCCACCCTGCTTCATTACCAATGGCAGCATATTACACATGTTTCTGACACTATTATTTCTCATTAGAGGGCATCTGTTGTTCAGAATGAAGTTCTTTGAATTGAGGGTCTGCCGGCATGGCTCCATGTGTTGTGTGAATCTGTTTGCCTATGCCCCctcccagaaaaaaaaaaaaaaaaaaaaaaaagaaaggcaagaGAAAGAATGTGCAAGAACATAGCTActcttttttataattcttttggACCCCTTTCAAGTATTAGTAATACACACATTCTTTGTCAATTTCATCAGTTGTTCTTAAGATGTCATGACAGCGAACTGGCAATAGGTGTCATTGACACAGTTATTACAGAACTTTGTCTGGTGCCTATTGCCAACAAACTGTTTTGGAGTTTGAAAGTTTTGGAATATTTTCAGTGTACTTTATCCTAATCTTTACTCCTTATTTAAACTTTAATCTAAGTTTAGCTTGGATTTCAGGTTAACCTCTTTCTCCAAACATGACATGCTGGGGACAAGATGCTTTGCAATATAGGCCATAGGATGAGTCATGGTGATTATGGTTTGAACCCAAATAAGGGAGATGAAGTCTGAGAAAGAACTTCCATCTAGAAAGAGACTTATAAAAtgggtatttttatgtaaatctGTTTATAAATATGATGACATTATGACCCAGATTTGGTGCGGGATATATATTTAACTGTGACCGGATGGTTAGGTGGATTTTGGcactaatatttatatttaatattaatatttcaTGCGGGAAACTTGTGTCAAAACTTAATGAACTTGAATTGTGTATTCTCTAATctgtattagattttttttggagtCATTACACAATGGCTCTGTCTTACAAAGTACAGTTTCTCTTAAGCATCTGATTATGCAtggtttttgaaaattctaaatttgcttatatattaagggtctatttgggattcatttattttgttgaaactaaaaaatttttgttgaaagtattgtaaataaaagtaaaagttagctgaaatagtacaataagacttatgaatagtatcaaaaagtgcagtaaggccatgaatagtaataaaaataagctaaattgtaaaataagcTAACCTTTTAAGTTGGAGCCAaactaagtgtgcgtttggaacGCACGTTTTTCGTGCGTCCTTGCATGTTGCTAAAAAACAGTGGGTTTTGTGTACTGCTCACGAGATCCGCATGTATttttttcagccaaaaaaaaactttaaaactgggtccACAGcactatttatacatttaaaaattattttgttacagtgttttcagttttcaacaataagccGTATTCAAACAAATCTTAAGGAACCTATAATTATAGGCAAGAATTAGGCTATTTAATTTGCATATGTGATATAACAATGCTAcactctcaaaaaataaaaataaaaataaaatagataaataacgAAATCCAGATTAGTACTTTCTGTGATGTCTAGATCCAAATCTCTTCTTTCCCAttgtaattaattattgaattgttaaaaaaaatatcacaattaaaaaattaaaaaaagaggaTATTACTCATTCTTTCCTATTCTTATCCTTTTCTTCCTTCCTGTTCATGGGGTACACGGTGGGGGTAACCCATCCCCTTCTTAAATTCCTCGGCAGCCATTATTGTCTGAACTCATATCAAAGAGCTACTGATCATTGATTAAATTACAGGAGAAGGTGAAGGATCAAATGCATCGGAACATAATGTTCTTGCAGGAAACCCAGGAACCTTTTATGCCATAAGGTTTTAGAAAAGTAGGCATGAGGGCAAAAAATAGCCTGCATGGTTTTACTACATGCATGCGAATACAAATCCTTTGTATGCAGGTGTGGCTGTGTCCAATTCAATTTGCAAATAATGTGAGGAACATAtatgattcttttcttttcttttaaatcctCTTaccatataatattttttttttttttttttgagaaacaaacacacacatagggGAAATGGAAAGGAGTTCAATATAAAAGCACACCACAACTCaactcaaaagtcatggtaacttttaagggagcgTGAAGCAAGTTATATTACACATAACACACTCTTAAATAACATTAAGAATATGGACATGAGGCGAAAAATGATTGAATGTTATTAGTTATTAGGTGAGAGGTTGTTACTAGTTTTTGTTTGAACCTATCATTTAATTTACTTTCTTACccacaaataataatttgccacataaatttattgtgaaagtatcataaaaatgttgtagacataatatttcttaaaaacaTGCAAGTGTGGCCATAGGTGCAAGGAGGGCCATGGGCCAAGGGGACCATGACCCTCCTAACTTTTGAAACTTTCCATTATTGGCCCATGGCCCTCCTAACTTTTGAAGCTTTCCATTATTCTTCTTTTATATgtgataataaatataaaaattacacaaaaatatATTGACCAGCCTTCCGAGAAAATTTTCTGGCTCCGCAACATGGTGTGGCTGTCTCCAACCATAGAATCCAAGGATTTTTTTGTCCCCCATTGTCGTGTCTAACAGTATGATAGGGGAGACATCGGACACTATCTTGGTGGCGTTTATGGTTGTAGCTTGTGATTTCTGAAGCAACGAGCTCATAATCCTTATTTTGTGAATTCGAGATACTATGCTCAGGTTGGAATAAGATGCACATGTTTCGTACGTCCCATTTTTTGTGCTCATatggtaaaattttattttcgttAAAAGTACTCTGTACTCTCAAGTTTCaagtctccaaaaaaaaaaaaaagggttaaagaTCCCAGCTTCTCTAGTCACACATAGGACAAGACTTAAAAAGCATCCTAAGCTGTGTGTACAACGGATTTGGATCGTGCAATACCCCCAAATTCACTCACAAAAAGTTTCTaccttttacctttttttaattttaactttgaaaatatatatatttttaacaatttttgaTTCAATGGTTGCTTGCCACTACTCTCTAAAGCTTGTCACCCCTATCTATTAGATAagctaaaattttggtttcaaattAAAGCGAATTTCTAACTAAAAATTGGTGAGTAATTCAGTATTAGAACAAGGATTcaagattgaagaagaaaaattatgcatGACGGAGCTATCTGGACGAAGGTGGCACGAACAGACGTGGCATGTACAGAACGAACGGCCACATGGCATCCAGCCCATTATTATGTGGTCTCCAAGGAACCTTAAATGGAAAATACTTGCGATACACGATTAGCCCTGATTTATAGAGTATCAACATGGGTAGAATTCTAGAATATACACGCATTAATGAGTATcttccccataaggaaaagacttgttCCGCAAGCAAAGAAGTCTGGCCCTACACGACTATAAAAACCAAAAGaccctcaagaaaaaggtacGCACAATTTCTCTAAAGCTTATACTCTCTAACATTGTTGGAGTTCTCTTctgacttaaccttcggagggtctttggtcggtaccacaccggtactctctgtaAGGTCTTTTTCTGTGTTGGGCAGGTCTGGTATCGAGTGTGTTGGAACCatgtggctcactggtgattttttcaGCATCATCAAAGATGTTTCTAGAATTATTAGCAATGACGGAGTAGGGGGGAGGGGATAATTGCCTCCTGAcccatcaaaacaaaatccataTGTATATGGTGTTAGAGGAACTAGGTTTAAGTGTGTAAGCTCAAGAGGCTCAAAGATATTATAAGTCCGTGTATGCTTAACTCTAGCTCTCTTTCCCTATATAAACCCTACTAAGGTTTCATTGTAATCGAGTGAATTGAGATTATAGTAAAGATATAGCTATCAAGACTTTCTCTATGTGAACGTAGGTTGTTAAGCTGAACCACGTAAACCTTGTGTTCTCTCTTTTATCTCCAGACTCTTTTTCTCCACTCTCTCACATATGCTATGAGAATGATTGAATTTCTTTTTAGCTCTTTTCACAAAGCTACTATGAGAATGATTGAATTTCTTTTTAGCTCTTTTCACAAAGCTACAATATTATcacttgaaattttcaaaaaaattacaagtgtcTGGTTGATTATTTCaatccattattattattagataatAAGAATGGATTGAAATAATCATCACCACACATTTGTAATAGATAGCAGTTAAAGAGATATGCTCTATTTCTAAGTGGATTCTAATTTATTACAACAATAAAAGTAGTCTAATGGTAATGATTCCAAATGAAAAttcatgaaattaaaaatttcttgAGATAacccaaagttttttttttttttttccttttaagaagATAACCCAAAGATTTGATACAATATCAATTGTACCATTTCCATTTCCAATGGGACTTGGAGGGGAGGGAATGACAGAGGTGATCCGCCTCAACGCAGAGGGATTGGATGTGTGCAATTTTTATATATGGATTGCT
The DNA window shown above is from Quercus lobata isolate SW786 chromosome 7, ValleyOak3.0 Primary Assembly, whole genome shotgun sequence and carries:
- the LOC115953060 gene encoding E3 ubiquitin-protein ligase RHF2A-like, with the protein product MEVPEMEEPKPESHLTSAAAFVEGGIQPACDDACSICLEDFSESDPSTVTTCKHEFHLQCILEWCQRSSQCPMCWQPISLKDSTSQELLEAVERERSFRVTPPRNATIFHHPTLGAFELQHLPVGANDADLEERIIQHLAAAAAMGRAHHIGRRDGHRGRSSAHGRPHFLVFSTHPGGPPGPVSASGGDNEPVAISVASPSTPLASGGDEPSQQVPHFPSVHTDHVSSPASGPTFLPTNRQGISFSNRSPALHSSPPNQDGAGPSDLQSFSESLKSRFNAMSMRYKESISKSTRGWKERLFSRNTSMTDIGSDVPREVNAGIAGVSHMMERLETRENSSANPASVANHVGDFSVTEQNNQNIAETHGESPLNDSNQPASCAASSASG